A region of the Desulforegula conservatrix Mb1Pa genome:
TCCATTTAATTTGTAGTTTTTTGAATAGATGCCGTTATCTTTTGAAAAATCAAGCGCGCCAATATTTTCGCTCTCAGCAAGCTTATATAGTGTTATCCACTTCTCTCCATCCCATTTTGCAAAATGCCTCTCCTTGATTTTTTTGTCCGAACTTTCCAGTTCAGCATAAAAAACATTGTCTGGACTTACTCCTAAACTGGCTCCATAACCGATAACCGTCCAGGATTTGCCATCCCATTTAGCGAGACTTTTACTATCACTGCCTGGAGATGCAAAATTTACGTAAAAAGTGCCGTTCGGGGCGACTTTAATATCATAAACGAAACCATCTACCCCTCCTCCTGGTGATGACCATTTTGATCCGTCCCATATGGCGACGTTCTTTCATGGCTGATCGCCGTTAACCTTGAAATCTCCGGCGACATACATCTTCCCTGATGTATCGAATGAGATGTTTCTTACGCCATATGGAATTTCACCTGCTCCAGCATACACCGATGCAGCACTTGCTGAAAAAATGCAGGCTAAGCTTGCCATAATTGATAATGCTTTGCTAATGGCAGATCCTTTTCTTTTCTTCATCGTTTTTTGTCTCCTTTTGTTTTAGTTGGTAATAAAATGTTAAATCTTACATAAGCTATATGTACTTAAAAAAAGTATGAGGACTTTTATTATGCGTAGACGCTCTATTTTTAACCTGCCCAAGCAAATCAAAATAAAAAAGCCGAACTACAAATGAAAGTCCGGCCTTAAATCGTATATGTTTTTTTAATGCGCTATAATTTCCTGAAATGCATGGCCATATATGAGCCTGGATGATTTCTCCATGAAAGTTCCTGTCTTCTTATAAGGGATAAACCCGCTTCTCGTGCAACAGATTCAAGCATATCATCATTCCAGTGAGTATCTGTAAGATAAGCCTTTCTGACATTGCCACTTAAATCCTGTATGCTAAAAACAACCTTAAGTTGTGTTCCGTCTTCAACCCTGAAGTCAGGCAAGCATGATATAGGAACATATCCTTGTTGGTCTGCGTAATCATTTATTGATAACGTCTGGCAGGCTATTTTTTCAGGAATATCATCCATATGTATACAGGAATAAAAATGATCAGGCGTGTTTCTGATATTTTTTGAAGGACAACCTATCATTATCACTTCTCCATTCTTTGAAATAAGAGAAGCCAAAACTCCGAAGAAATCGTCCCTTAATTTTTCCTTTGTATTGAAATGGTAGTGCAGGTGAACCGCTGTGGCAAGATCACAC
Encoded here:
- a CDS encoding class I SAM-dependent methyltransferase, producing the protein MEIKEMVDGKRHQVQYDQNIAGFFHDFNIHTGRPELFAGYITGHCLKDKEVSSGETYGIAADFGCGTGWLSTRLAFDGFEKVYGIDTSPSMINQAMDKTPSYLLKTGRVCYHVEIPLDILGRCDLATAVHLHYHFNTKEKLRDDFFGVLASLISKNGEVIMIGCPSKNIRNTPDHFYSCIHMDDIPEKIACQTLSINDYADQQGYVPISCLPDFRVEDGTQLKVVFSIQDLSGNVRKAYLTDTHWNDDMLESVAREAGLSLIRRQELSWRNHPGSYMAMHFRKL